In the genome of Carya illinoinensis cultivar Pawnee chromosome 13, C.illinoinensisPawnee_v1, whole genome shotgun sequence, the window acgtattaatttgtatattaatattgatttatttatatttaaaatttaaattaatattatttttaataaaatttaatttttaatcaattacatcacattaatatacagaataatatataattatatttataattatatttttccttccttAATATATATCCTGCTGACTGAATTACCGTCATGCAccatttttatttcaaacatcCGGCGCGTCCTTCCattttaactctctctctctctctccctctctctctctctctcctttttatttttaataaagccaTACCGAATGCTCGTTGTCACCctacaaacacacacacaattgTTCTCGGCTTTctacagggaaaaaaaaaaaaaaaaaactctcaaaCTCCCCACCCTTTTCCCCCTCTCTCGAGATTTAACGAGAAGACGACAAAGTTTCCCCTTTGATTTTCCGCCCATCAGATCTCTTTCCTTTTCGTTTCAGACAACTCCAGCATCGCTCATATGTCTCTGCCCCAACAACCCTCCGACGCCACCTCATAATCGGTCGGTTTCGATTACATTTTACATACACATGTTTGTATGTTAGTGCGGGCGAGAGTAAATGAGGTGTAACAAGCATACCTCCGACCTTAGCTGCACCGTCGGCGTCTGTGCCTCCTGTCTACGCGACCGACTCATCGCCCTCATCGCCGCCCAGTCTCAGGCTCAGGCTCAGGCCCAAGCCCAACACCACCAGCTCTCCAGGTCCCAATCGCGCGCCGCCGCTGTCCCTGACGATCCCCGGAAATCTGACCCCAATTTGCCTCCACCTCCACTGGTCTTCCCTCGCTCTGTCTCCCCATACGTCTCTCGCCGTAAATCGGATGATTCCACGTGGCAACACCAGCACCCCGACAGCCAGGATCGTCGCTTCTATAGCACTCCCCAGGTGGGTCCCACGTACGCTGCCACCACCTTCGCTAACGTCGGTTCTTATAGGAAGAAGAACGGCAGGTTCTCGCTCTTCTCGAAGTTGTTTAGGTCTAGATCCGAGAAATTGGAACCGGATCCTAGGGTTTTGTCTCGGCATCCGTGCGAGCCCTCGTCGTCCACGTCCTCTTCTACTCCCTCTTGGTTTACCACGATCTTCTCCGGCAACCGTAAAAAGCAATCGCGACTGTTCTTCCTCGACGAATCCGTCGCCAACGTAGACAAAAACAATTTTCGGAGAGCCGATCGGGGAATGTCTCCTGCGAGAACGGCGGATTCTGACGAGGATTACGATCGATCAGCTTCCGCTAGCGGGTACTGCTCAGAGTCTTGGAGATCGCCGGCGTTTGCCATGCGGCGGAATCGGCAGGGACAAGGCCGGAACGTGTCCGGGATAGCTTTTTGCCTGAGCCCACTGGTGAGGGCGAGCCCCGGCCGGCACTGGAACCAGAAGTGCATGCCGCCGGATGCTGCGGTCTCCGGAGAGATGAGGACTGCGGGGAAGCCGTATCTCACCACGGCCGCTTCATTTTGCAAGAACCGGTCGAGGAAGCTTGCGGATTTCGGAAGAGTCGGCCACAACCGTTGATTCCGTTGACCGTTGACATCGCATTCAGTGTTGATGGTGATGTACACGAAAGTACGGTTTTGTCCCTATTCCTCTATATTTcaggttttcttttttaaattgttgtatGGATTATATAATTTGAATTACAAAGCCAGTGagtggaagggaaaaaaaaaatatatatatatatcgtgtTTGCTCTTTATACTACGAAGAATGTTCAGTTATCGCCaaccaaattattttattttctgtgaATAATGGGAAAAATTCAATTCGAGCGtgtctttttatctttttaatcaaAATTACCTTTTCGTCCTCTTTCTTAACTCcatgcataataaattaataataggtTCTAGGAGTATGTATAGTGGGTGGGTGATGCTGCATTTCCCACTTGGAATAGTAGCATATATAACTTCAAGCAATTGCGGAGTGGGGCCGGTTAGCTGAAAATTAGATCTAGTGGAGTTGGTGGGGCCACGCGTACGATTGAGAATGAGGTGGCGGCATTATATCCTTCCATCTCCGTTGAAGTGTGTCCTACACCGGAGGGAATTTATGCTCCCGTGGATTTCTCACTCGTCCTGTGTGTCTGAAGACATTACTCACTCAGATGCTTTTATTGTTATTGATGACGTTCCATTGTGTCAGAAAAACATGGAGGCTCCGACCTCATTGTTGCCGATGTGGGACCATTGATGGAAACCCAATCTAATGGACGACACAAAATCTTGTTTTTAACGGTCAGTAAAAAGTAGGGGTCAAATTATGTgtacaaaaaatttaaaggggTTTACGGTTTCCCAGGAAATAGGATACAGAACTGTCAATGTTCTTTAACCGTTAGATTCCGTggctctctttttcttttttttctttttttgggtcaaattttccttttctttcttagatgttttgatttaaaggCTTGGCggttgaattttctttttgatttaaAGGcttattgtttgaatattattgcTTGAATCTTGGTTCAAATCCTTGGCCTTTGGCATCGAAGAAGTTAACTAATGTTGTGACTTTATGCATGTGGCATTGAATGTTCTTTGTACTAGAAGTTCCATGACTTATACATGTGCTATTGAATGCTCTTTCATTGCAATTTTTCCAGCCCGAGTTTGTGGCAATTCAATCAGCATGTTTCTACTTTTCCCCATTTTTACACGTTAATGGTCTACGAGGCAATCTTTTATACTATATACACCATTCAAattacataatttgatttataatatttaaattttaaatttaattttttaaattaaattatatcatatagatGATATATAGCTTAAAGACTTTCTAGTAgaattatttgtaatatattattGCAATAAAGACGGTACACAAAAGCAGTACCCAATCATCTCATTTACAAGCACCAATAGAAAATGTAAATTGTGTAAATTGTTCTAACTCTTTAGATAGGCGGAAAGTTCAATTTAAGTGATTTTTGCGTGAATGAGTGGAGCATGTATAAGAAGGCAGTTTTGGCATGGAGGTAACGTTTCATCCTGCTGGTTGTTGTTGGGGAGTCGCCAAAAAAGAAGAGACGGTGAAAACTTTAGATCTATTGAGCAAAGCGACGCATGATCTTCACACATTACAAcgtcaaaattatcattttctcCTTGGGAATGTCAACATTTTCAAGACGATCCTCGTACCCTACTTCAATCAAATAAACTGAAAAAGAGATGCTAACTTGTCCTATATTCGACATAATGACCAATCAATGTGACAAGTGTCCAAATGATCATgacatcaattaaaaaaaaaaaaaacaagaaataacaaaatggaaaatcatttaaaacaaaagtatatatttataaaataactataaatagataaatatggtcacatttaaaatgttttttttttttaatttaaactatt includes:
- the LOC122293021 gene encoding uncharacterized protein LOC122293021, with protein sequence MRCNKHTSDLSCTVGVCASCLRDRLIALIAAQSQAQAQAQAQHHQLSRSQSRAAAVPDDPRKSDPNLPPPPLVFPRSVSPYVSRRKSDDSTWQHQHPDSQDRRFYSTPQVGPTYAATTFANVGSYRKKNGRFSLFSKLFRSRSEKLEPDPRVLSRHPCEPSSSTSSSTPSWFTTIFSGNRKKQSRLFFLDESVANVDKNNFRRADRGMSPARTADSDEDYDRSASASGYCSESWRSPAFAMRRNRQGQGRNVSGIAFCLSPLVRASPGRHWNQKCMPPDAAVSGEMRTAGKPYLTTAASFCKNRSRKLADFGRVGHNR